The following proteins are encoded in a genomic region of Gossypium hirsutum isolate 1008001.06 chromosome D05, Gossypium_hirsutum_v2.1, whole genome shotgun sequence:
- the LOC107941722 gene encoding WUSCHEL-related homeobox 9, whose translation MSSSNRHWPSMFKSKPCNTHHQWQHDINPSLMSSACQKAPYTSGCEERSPEPKPRWNPKPEQIRILEAIFNSGMVNPPRDEIRKIRAQLQEYGQVGDANVFYWFQNRKSRSKHKLRNLQNSKQQLQQNQQTPPITNMTTISAPSSSSSSSEKSSPKGANKSTFSLSSTNVVDVSSSPTASVNQTYFHQPQNEFLNEPFFFPMQQPAGGSGFTQAFGFSELTNVIQVPEQTVGPCTSLLLSEILTHGASRKGEEKMDMQLQLSYSTMTTAPSTNPIAPHTDSTSATVTVPSNTHHIHGVGEPAAVGHGDLGRSTVFINDVAFEVTVGPFNVREAFGDDAILINSSGQPVLTNEWGLTLQSLQHGGFYYLVRSLSPFSI comes from the exons ATGTCTTCATCAAACAGACACTGGCCTAGCATGTTCAAATCCAAGCCCTGCAACACTCACCACCAATGGCAGCATGACATCAACCCATCTCTCATGTCAAGTGCTTGCCAAAAAGCCCCTTACACTTCAG GATGTGAAGAGCGTAGTCCTGAGCCTAAACCAAGATGGAACCCGAAGCCTGAACAAATTCGCATACTGGAAGCTATATTCAACTCCGGGATGGTTAACCCACCTAGGGATGAGATAAGGAAAATCAGAGCTCAACTGCAAGAGTATGGCCAAGTAGGCGATGCCAATGTCTTTTACTGGTTCCAGAACAGAAAATCAAGAAGCAAACACAAGCTGCGAAATCTCCAAAATTCTAAACAACAGTTGCAGCAAAATCAACAAACTCCTCCTATCACTAATATGACCACCATCTCTGCACCTTCCTCTTCATCATCCTCATCCGAGAAATCTTCGCCAAAAGGAGCTAACAAGAGTACCTTCTCTTTGAGCAGTACAAATGTCGTTGACGTTTCCAGTTCTCCAACTGCTTCCGTGAACCAGACCTACTTTCATCAGCCTCAGAACGAGTTCTTGAACGAACCGTTTTTCTTTCCCATGCAACAGCCTGCTGGAGGATCCGGATTTACACAAGCGTTTGGCTTCTCAGAACTGACCAATGTGATTCAAGTCCCTGAACAAACAGTTGGACCCTGTACAAGTCTATTGTTGAGTGAGATCCTAACGCACGGAGCTTCaaggaaaggagaggaaaagatgGATATGCAGCTCCAGCTTAGTTACAGTACTATGACAACTGCCCCTAGTACTAACCCTATTGCTCCTCATACTGATTCCACCAGTGCTACAGTTACTGTTCCATCTAATACTCACCACATTCATG GTGTTGGGGAACCGGCTGCAGTGGGCCATGGAGATCTGGGTAGATCAACGGTGTTCATCAATGATGTTGCATTTGAGGTGACGGTGGGTCCGTTCAACGTGCGGGAGGCTTTCGGAGATGATGCAATCTTGATTAACTCCTCTGGTCAACCTGTCCTCACCAACGAGTGGGGCTTGACCCTTCAGTCCCTTCAACATGGTGGATTTTACTATCTGGTTCGCTCATTAAGCCCCTTTTCCATCTAA
- the LOC121217752 gene encoding transcription factor VOZ1 — protein MGKGSRSNCKSASHKLFKDRAKNRVDDLQGMFLDLQFARKESRSVDVAVLEEQVHQMLREWKAELNEPSPASSLQQGGSLGSFSSDICRLLQLCEEEDDATSVLAAPKPEPDDQNLQVGDTAAFQEVYGVNQGQHERGFPLVDHCKDSPSGVRTMPINNLDGATQLEYHQFDLHQDFEHFYTGFNGTGFSGEDAMLHTSSYLPSICLPPSAFLGPKCALWDCPRPAQALDWSQDYCSSFHAALAMNEGPPGMGPILRPGGIGLKDGLLFAALSAKAQGKDVGIPECEGAATAKSPWNAPELFDLSVLDGESIREWLFFDKPRRAFESGNRKQRSLPDYSGRGWHESRKQVMNEFGGLKRSYYMDPQPLNHFEWHLYEYEINKCDACALYRLELKLIDGKKSAKGKSANDTVADLQKQMGRLTAEFPTDNKRYVKGRAKINAKVTVGNTYSTQNAVAPTSEKFDYGHGLQYDYLIDDLSGYYLT, from the exons ATGGGGAAGGGTTCGAGAAGCAACTGCAAGTCTGCATCCCACAAACTCTTCAAGGACAGGGCAAAGAACCGGGTGGATGACCTGCAGGGGATGTTCTTGGATCTGCAATTTGCCAGGAAGGAGAGCCGCAGTGTCGATGTTGCTGTCCTTGAGGAGCAAGTCCATCAGATGCTCCGTGAATGGAAAGCAGAACTCAATGAACCTTCTCCAGCATCTTCATTGCAACAA GGAGGGAGTCTTGGTTCATTTTCATCAGACATTTGCCGGCTGCTGCAGCTTTGCGAGGAGGAAGATGATGCAACTAGTGTCCTAGCAGCTCCAAAGCCTGAGCCTGATGACCAAAATCTGCAAGTAGGAGATACTGCTGCTTTCCAAGAG GTTTATGGAGTGAATCAGGGGCAACATGAGCGTGGCTTTCCATTAGTTGATCATTGCAAAGACTCACCTTCAGGAGTCCGTACCATGCCAATTAACAACTTGGATGGAGCTACTCAATTGGAATACCACCAGTTTGATTTGCATCAGGATTTTGAGCACTTCTACACAGGTTTTAATGGTACTGGTTTCTCTGGGGAGGATGCCATGCTTCATACTTCTAGCTATCTGCCAAGTATATGCCTGCCACCATCTGCATTCCTAGGTCCAAAGTGTGCACTTTGGGATTGTCCAAGGCCAGCTCAAGCGTTGGACTGGTCTCAAGACTACTGTAGTAGCTTTCATGCTGCTTTAGCAATGAATGAAGGGCCACCTGGAATGGGCCCGATTCTGCGACCTGGTGGCATAGGCCTCAAGGATGGGCTGCTCTTTGCTGCTCTCAGTGCTAAGGCACAAGGAAAAGATGTGGGTATACCAGAATGCGAGGGGGCTGCAACTGCGAAGTCTCCATGGAATGCTCCTG AGCTCTTTGATCTTTCGGTTCTTGACGGTGAATCAATTAGGGAGTGGCTCTTTTTTGATAAGCCTCGAAGAGCATTTGAAAGTGGGAACAGGAAGCAGAGGTCTTTGCCAGATTACAGCGGGCGTGGCTGGCATGAGTCAAGGAAGCAAGTTATGAATGAATTTGGAGGACTGAAGAGATCATACTACATGGATCCTCAGCCACTGAACCATTTTGAGTGGCACCTTTATGAATATGAAATCAACAAGTGTGATGCTTGTGCCTTGTATAGGTTGGAGTTGAAGCTCATTGACGGCAAGAAAAGTGCAAAGGGGAAATCAGCTAACGATACAGTTGCTGATCTGCAGAAGCAGATGGGAAGGCTCACTGCAGAGTTCCCAACTGACAACAAACGCTATGTCAAAGGACGGGCAAAGATTAATGCAAAGGTCACTGTTGGAAATACTTATTCCACCCAAAATGCGGTGGCACCAACCAGTGAGAAGTTCGATTACGGGCATGGTTTGCAGTACGACTATCTCATCGACGATTTAAGTGGCTATTATCTAACATAG
- the LOC121217754 gene encoding OPA3-like protein: MVLPLLKLGTLALKTLSKPVAARLKKQAAYAPRFREFIVAIAQANHRITTRMQRRIYSHATDAAIRPLDEEKAVQAAVDLMGELFVFTVAGAVLIFEVQRSSRSEAKKEEARRKDLEAMKQRNEELATQVELLRHKLEELEQLAKRQGLSGIFKLKPANMEGGKLAKAA, from the exons ATGGTACTGCCATTGTTGAAGTTAGGAACTTTGGCCTTAAAAACTCTGAGTAAGCCTGTGGCCGCTAGGCTCAAGAAACAAGCTGCGTATGCCCCTAGGTTCCGCGAGTTCATCGTCGCCATTGCTCAG GCAAACCATCGAATCACAACTAGAATGCAAAGGCGCATTTACAGTCATGCAACTGATGCTGCGATACGCCCCTTGGATGAGGAGAAAGCTGTGCAGGCTGCTGTAGATCTTATGGGGGAGCTTTTTGTCTTCACG GTTGCTGGAGCTGTCTTGATCTTTGAAGTTCAAAGAAGTTCTAGGTCGGAAGCCAAGAAGGAGGAAGCACGCCGAAAAGATTTGGAG GCAATGAAGCAAAGAAATGAAGAACTAGCAACACAAGTAGAACTTCTCAGGCATAAACTTGAAGAACTGGAGCAACTTGCTAAGCGACAGGGACTCAGTGGTATTTTCAAATTGAAACCTGCTAATATGGAGGGGGGAAAATTGGCCAAAGCAGCTTGA
- the LOC121217753 gene encoding syntaxin-61, translated as MSKAQDPFYIVKEEIQESIDKLQSSFHQWERILPDTGEQVHLTKELLANCESIEWQVDELNKTIDVAARDPSWYGIDDRELESRGRWTTTARTQVGDVKKSVVARKENGNSTSAMRRELMKLPISHQSDRSYQYSAEDNDDFIASESDRQMLLIKQQDEELDELSASVERIGGVGLTIHEELLAQEKIIDDLGSEIDSTTNRLDFVQKKVAMVMKKASAKGQIMMILFLLVLFIILFILVFLT; from the exons ATGTCTAAAGCTCAAGATCCATTTTACATCGTCAAAGAAGAGATTCAAGAATCT ATTGATAAGTTgcaatcaagttttcatcaatgGGAAAGAATTCTCCCCGACACTGGAGAACAAGTACATCTCACGAAAGAGCTACTTGCTAATTGTGAGAGCATCGAATGGCAG GTAGATGAGTTGAACAAAACAATAGATGTGGCAGCAAGAGATCCTTCTTGGTATGGCATTGATGATAGAGAACTTGAAAGCCGGGGAAGATGGACCACCACTGCTCGTACTCAG GTAGGAGATGTGAAGAAATCTGTAGTAGCTCGAAAAGAAAATGGTAATTCCACAAGTGCAATGCGCCGTGAATTAATGAAACTGCCAATTTCGCATCAATCGGACAGATCATATCAGTATAGTGCAGAAGATAATGATGACTTTATCGCATCAGAATCAGATAGACAAATGCTTCTTATAAA GCAGCAGGATGAGGAGTTGGATGAACTTAGTGCAAGTGTTGAGAGAATTGGAGGTGTTGGCCTTACAATACATGAAGAACTTCTTGCACAG GAGAAAATAATAGATGACTTGGGTTCTGAAATAGACAGTACAACAAACCGACTGGATTTTGTTCAG AAAAAAGTGGCTATGGTTATGAAGAAGGCAAGTGCTAAGGGCCAGATTATGATGATATTATTTTTGCTAGTTTTGTTCATTATTCTATTCATTCTGGTCTTCCTCACTTAG